From Pandoraea norimbergensis, the proteins below share one genomic window:
- a CDS encoding feruloyl-CoA synthase, producing the protein MDDRLSAQQRRLATPDIERDVRADGSFVIRSRATLGEFSRSPADWLVQWAGRTPDATFVAERWFGGADEGRGLWRRVTYGEALTAARGIGQALLDLDVPRDRPVVILSDNSVNHALLVLGAMMAGRQTAIVSSVYSRIARDMSKLHGILARLDPALIYVEDGETYARALDGAPVRCPVVATHNGRPGWLRFDDLASTHATVALDAAFAQVVPDDTAKLLLTSGSTGKPKIVVNTHRMLAANQQMIAQCWQFIDNAAPVVVDWLPWSHTFGANHNFHMALRNGGAFYVDDGRPVPELIGRSVESLRDVSPTLHFNVPKGFEALAPYLESDDDFAARFFDRLQVLFYAAASLPPAVWQRFERLAARHCREGSALPFFTSAWGATETAPLITSVHFPIPGAGNIGVPAPGNELKFVPNGDKLEMRVRGPSVFRRYAGDEQATADAFDDEGFYRTGDAGRLSDPGNPNAGVIFDGRVSEDFKLTSGTWVSVGALRLRAVSALAPLASDVVITGHDRDEIGLLIFPSPALRKTAGDATAQHTGKLLASHEAVRALIQQALAGLAEDAGTSQRAARAAILSSPPSLEQGEITDKGYVNQRAVLNLRAEDVARLYSDCTSVIHLPVQLSV; encoded by the coding sequence GTGGACGATCGACTGAGCGCACAGCAGCGGCGTCTCGCCACGCCGGACATCGAGCGCGACGTGCGTGCGGACGGCAGCTTCGTGATCCGCTCACGCGCCACGCTGGGTGAATTTTCGCGCAGTCCGGCCGACTGGCTCGTGCAGTGGGCCGGGCGCACGCCCGACGCAACGTTTGTAGCAGAGCGCTGGTTTGGCGGCGCGGACGAAGGGCGCGGGTTGTGGCGGCGTGTGACGTATGGCGAAGCCCTCACGGCCGCGCGAGGCATCGGTCAGGCGCTGCTCGATCTCGATGTGCCCCGCGACCGGCCGGTGGTGATCCTGTCGGACAACAGCGTGAACCATGCCTTGCTGGTACTGGGCGCGATGATGGCGGGCCGCCAGACGGCCATTGTGTCGTCGGTGTACTCGCGCATCGCCCGGGACATGAGCAAGTTACACGGCATTCTCGCGCGGCTCGATCCGGCGCTGATCTATGTCGAAGATGGCGAGACGTACGCCCGTGCGCTCGATGGCGCGCCGGTGCGCTGCCCGGTGGTTGCTACCCACAATGGGCGACCGGGCTGGCTGCGCTTCGACGATCTGGCGTCGACGCACGCCACCGTCGCACTCGACGCCGCCTTCGCGCAAGTCGTGCCCGACGATACCGCCAAGTTGTTGCTGACGTCGGGCTCGACCGGCAAGCCGAAGATCGTCGTCAACACGCACCGCATGCTCGCGGCGAATCAACAGATGATTGCGCAGTGCTGGCAGTTCATCGACAACGCCGCACCGGTCGTGGTCGACTGGTTGCCGTGGAGTCACACGTTCGGCGCGAATCACAACTTTCATATGGCGCTGCGCAATGGCGGGGCGTTCTATGTGGACGATGGCCGCCCGGTACCCGAGCTGATCGGCCGCTCGGTGGAAAGCCTGCGCGACGTATCGCCGACGCTGCACTTCAACGTGCCCAAGGGGTTCGAGGCGCTGGCGCCGTATCTGGAAAGCGACGACGATTTCGCCGCACGCTTTTTCGATCGCCTGCAAGTGTTGTTCTACGCGGCAGCGAGCCTGCCGCCTGCGGTGTGGCAGCGTTTCGAGCGGCTGGCGGCGCGTCATTGCCGCGAGGGCAGCGCGTTGCCGTTCTTCACCTCGGCGTGGGGCGCGACGGAAACCGCACCGCTCATCACCAGCGTGCACTTCCCGATTCCGGGGGCGGGGAACATCGGTGTCCCGGCGCCGGGCAATGAACTCAAGTTCGTCCCCAATGGCGACAAGCTGGAAATGCGCGTGCGAGGCCCATCGGTGTTTCGCCGTTATGCGGGCGACGAGCAAGCCACCGCCGACGCGTTCGACGACGAGGGCTTCTATCGCACCGGGGATGCCGGGCGTTTGAGCGACCCGGGCAATCCAAACGCCGGGGTGATCTTCGATGGCCGCGTGTCGGAAGATTTCAAATTGACGAGCGGTACATGGGTATCGGTAGGCGCTTTGCGTTTGCGCGCCGTGAGTGCGCTTGCGCCATTGGCGTCGGACGTCGTCATCACCGGTCACGACCGCGACGAAATCGGTTTGCTGATCTTTCCGTCACCCGCGCTGCGCAAGACGGCAGGCGATGCGACGGCCCAGCACACGGGCAAGTTGTTGGCGTCACACGAGGCGGTGCGGGCGCTGATACAGCAGGCGCTTGCGGGACTCGCGGAGGACGCCGGCACGTCGCAACGTGCCGCGCGCGCTGCGATTCTTTCGTCGCCGCCGTCGCTGGAGCAAGGGGAGATTACCGACAAGGGCTACGTCAATCAGCGCGCGGTGCTGAATCTTCGCGCTGAGGATGTGGCACGGCTGTATTCCGATTGCACATCGGTGATCCATCTGCCGGTGCAACTATCGGTCTGA
- a CDS encoding MFS transporter, protein MDTGTTALKPAGAAGRAWYRGASPAQWRAFGSAYIGWMLDIMDLMLFAMVIRYISVDLHFDKGVAGMIASLTLLATAFGGLFFGFLADRIGRTRSMILSILCYSIGTALCGFADSVTQLLVFRFLLGLGIGGEWSAGAALITETWPAEHRAKVMAWVQSAFAVGYAVAAIVAAVILPHFGWRWVFAFGLLPTVLAFWVRRHVEEPAIWREQRVRLTLGQTLSMLFGPYARSTFVGLAFTAAAMCGYWGLFTWIPAYLSTPIDQGGPGFDLMRSTTWIVIMQIGAAAGFVCFGYIADRIGCRKSFLLFFLVSAVTVPLYVAIREPMLLLAFGPVVAFFGTGFYSGFAPTFAEMFPTQVRATAQGFIYNTGRAASALAPAAVGLLSRGENVSAALGATAGFFLLAAIIVYFFLPESHGEALA, encoded by the coding sequence ATGGACACTGGTACGACCGCCCTGAAACCGGCGGGCGCAGCGGGCCGGGCGTGGTATCGCGGCGCTAGCCCGGCGCAATGGCGGGCATTCGGTTCGGCCTATATCGGCTGGATGCTCGACATCATGGATCTGATGCTTTTCGCGATGGTGATTCGCTACATCAGCGTCGATCTGCACTTCGACAAGGGCGTAGCGGGCATGATTGCCTCGCTCACGCTGCTGGCAACAGCGTTCGGCGGCCTGTTCTTCGGCTTTCTCGCCGATCGCATCGGCCGCACGCGCTCGATGATTCTCTCGATCCTTTGCTACTCGATCGGCACCGCGCTTTGCGGCTTTGCCGATTCGGTCACGCAATTGCTCGTGTTCCGCTTTTTGCTGGGGTTGGGAATTGGCGGCGAATGGTCGGCCGGCGCAGCGCTCATTACCGAAACGTGGCCTGCTGAGCATCGCGCCAAAGTGATGGCTTGGGTGCAGAGCGCGTTTGCCGTCGGTTACGCGGTGGCGGCCATCGTGGCGGCGGTCATCCTGCCGCACTTCGGCTGGCGCTGGGTGTTTGCCTTTGGTCTATTGCCGACGGTGCTCGCGTTCTGGGTGCGCCGCCATGTGGAAGAGCCCGCCATCTGGCGTGAACAGCGCGTGCGTCTCACGCTCGGTCAGACGCTCAGCATGTTGTTCGGCCCCTATGCACGCAGTACCTTCGTCGGCCTCGCCTTCACGGCGGCCGCCATGTGCGGCTACTGGGGCTTGTTCACGTGGATTCCGGCGTATTTGTCGACGCCGATTGATCAGGGCGGCCCGGGCTTCGACCTCATGCGCTCGACCACGTGGATCGTGATCATGCAGATCGGTGCGGCAGCGGGCTTCGTGTGCTTCGGCTACATCGCAGACCGCATTGGTTGCCGCAAGTCGTTTCTGCTTTTCTTCCTGGTGTCGGCGGTGACGGTGCCGCTTTACGTGGCGATTCGCGAACCGATGCTGCTGCTCGCCTTCGGCCCGGTCGTGGCGTTCTTCGGGACGGGGTTCTATAGCGGTTTCGCGCCGACCTTTGCTGAGATGTTTCCGACGCAAGTGCGTGCCACGGCACAGGGCTTCATCTACAACACCGGGCGTGCCGCCAGTGCGCTGGCACCGGCTGCCGTCGGCCTGCTGTCACGCGGTGAAAACGTGAGTGCCGCCCTCGGCGCGACGGCCGGGTTCTTCCTGCTCGCGGCCATCATCGTCTACTTCTTCCTGCCGGAAAGTCACGGCGAAGCCTTGGCCTGA
- a CDS encoding cupin domain-containing protein codes for MKPFQLRLYEDVIAPNHPPVYLPAARRAIYVVRGDVAIEFDTGAQHHVAETAWLGEDDVALSAGSEGVTLWRWELMSGDAPTPGEIASAPGASSTLKLDAPIELDPRQRWLMRCDKVQFPPGGVAHTHVHQGPGVRCTLEGEITIETLGASHTHKAGEAWLELGHAPVLAPTTESRDTTFIRCFILPRACRNRSSIRYVRPEDANKNKPQRYHVFGERFISLDAQ; via the coding sequence GTGAAGCCGTTTCAATTGCGTTTGTATGAGGATGTCATTGCGCCCAACCATCCGCCGGTTTATCTGCCGGCGGCCCGTCGGGCGATTTACGTCGTGCGTGGCGATGTGGCGATCGAATTCGACACCGGCGCGCAGCATCACGTTGCAGAAACCGCGTGGTTGGGTGAGGACGATGTCGCACTGAGCGCGGGCAGTGAGGGTGTGACGTTGTGGCGTTGGGAGTTGATGTCGGGCGATGCGCCGACGCCCGGGGAAATTGCCTCGGCACCGGGGGCGTCGTCGACGCTCAAACTCGATGCACCGATCGAGCTGGACCCGCGCCAACGCTGGCTCATGCGCTGCGACAAGGTACAATTCCCCCCCGGCGGCGTAGCGCATACGCACGTGCATCAGGGCCCCGGTGTGCGTTGCACGCTCGAAGGCGAGATCACGATCGAGACACTCGGTGCGTCGCACACGCACAAGGCGGGCGAGGCTTGGCTGGAACTTGGTCATGCCCCTGTGCTGGCGCCGACGACTGAATCGCGCGATACGACATTCATCCGCTGCTTCATCCTGCCGCGCGCGTGTCGCAATCGCAGTTCGATTCGGTACGTGCGCCCTGAGGACGCGAACAAGAACAAGCCGCAGCGCTATCACGTATTCGGCGAGCGTTTCATCTCGCTCGACGCGCAATAG
- a CDS encoding IclR family transcriptional regulator yields the protein MKRSKDTPADVMSTPRSTQSTRQPELGGAMTGVAGDEPNTSSTSVISLRILELLAERNAECGVTHLAEALGVPKARVHRHLTALRQEGYVVQNPRSSRYRIGWRLFLLGQKLVKQFDVVGLARPVMEELRDAVGQTIVISSFTETDVVVLDVMRGRSPLEILLHPGTQFKLHSVAQGKIALAFGAPERREAVLAGPLDACTPHTITDTMRLSHELALVRERGWADAPEEVFLGVNALAAPIVQDDGSLFGTLAIVGSIHYLPAHPNPQTVAALTDAAKRISRLLGGERGG from the coding sequence GTGAAACGATCGAAGGACACTCCGGCAGACGTCATGTCGACGCCACGCAGCACGCAATCGACGCGCCAACCCGAGCTGGGTGGTGCGATGACGGGTGTTGCCGGCGATGAACCCAACACGTCGTCGACTTCGGTCATTTCGCTGCGCATTCTGGAGTTGCTGGCTGAGCGCAATGCCGAGTGCGGCGTGACGCATCTCGCCGAAGCGCTCGGCGTGCCCAAGGCGCGCGTGCACCGGCATCTGACGGCATTGCGGCAAGAGGGCTACGTGGTGCAGAACCCGCGCTCAAGCCGGTATCGCATTGGCTGGCGTCTGTTCCTGTTGGGGCAGAAACTGGTCAAGCAGTTCGACGTGGTAGGGCTGGCGCGTCCGGTCATGGAGGAGTTGCGCGACGCGGTCGGACAGACCATCGTCATCAGCTCGTTCACCGAGACCGATGTGGTGGTGCTCGACGTGATGCGTGGGCGTAGTCCGCTGGAGATTCTGTTGCACCCGGGCACGCAGTTCAAACTGCATAGCGTGGCGCAGGGCAAGATCGCGCTGGCGTTTGGTGCGCCTGAACGGCGTGAGGCCGTGCTGGCCGGGCCGCTCGATGCTTGCACGCCGCATACGATCACCGACACGATGCGGCTCTCGCATGAGTTGGCGCTGGTGCGCGAGCGCGGCTGGGCCGATGCGCCGGAAGAGGTTTTTCTCGGCGTGAACGCGTTGGCTGCGCCGATTGTGCAGGATGATGGTTCGCTGTTCGGCACGCTCGCGATCGTGGGTTCGATCCACTATCTGCCAGCGCATCCGAATCCGCAGACGGTGGCTGCGTTGACCGACGCCGCCAAACGTATTTCACGTTTGCTGGGTGGTGAGCGCGGCGGTTGA
- a CDS encoding DUF2165 family protein — protein MFGSVDAFVVFKCVVTLGLAVWSAIAALNNLVAFGASTGAIGRTLSMSPLREAPAIDISLLRRAVHAKALAVMALIAMIVLQGIAAICLAYGGGQLAIALASAGSDATGIHWGMFGLTALAAAWLLMMIGGLWFGYWIRQEGLQLTHMMLLVLTIATAALLRM, from the coding sequence ATGTTTGGTTCCGTCGATGCCTTCGTCGTCTTCAAATGCGTAGTGACGCTCGGCCTTGCAGTCTGGTCTGCGATCGCGGCGCTCAATAATCTGGTCGCGTTCGGCGCGTCCACCGGAGCCATCGGCCGAACGCTGAGCATGTCGCCGCTGCGCGAGGCACCCGCTATCGACATCTCCCTATTGCGCCGCGCAGTCCATGCCAAAGCGCTGGCCGTAATGGCGCTGATCGCGATGATTGTCTTGCAGGGGATTGCCGCGATTTGCCTCGCCTATGGCGGCGGGCAACTGGCCATTGCGCTGGCGTCCGCAGGGTCGGACGCCACAGGAATTCATTGGGGAATGTTCGGACTCACGGCACTGGCTGCCGCGTGGCTGCTGATGATGATCGGCGGCCTGTGGTTCGGGTACTGGATTCGTCAGGAAGGGCTGCAACTCACGCACATGATGTTGCTCGTGCTGACGATTGCCACCGCTGCCCTATTGCGGATGTAA
- a CDS encoding NMCC_0638 family (lipo)protein gives MDVTGRREPNTICQTNRSTTGETTMTFARGARWLAAVALMVATNAFADAASDQVSRSNAATRLFMDFCLGTTGDFAKVNGLATQNHLPFVRADFAPHFLGGKAGRVWSATNSLGEFVIIGTEDNTCQVWAKQADAPTSIQHFNRIVSGVPRPGLVVKLVKDETLSGKDGAYRVVAYLMRRDDQVNGMLVSIISSESTTAAVQVRLKIQAAADR, from the coding sequence ATGGATGTCACAGGACGACGAGAACCGAATACGATTTGCCAAACGAATAGAAGTACAACGGGGGAGACGACGATGACTTTCGCGCGGGGTGCTCGGTGGTTGGCGGCAGTCGCTTTGATGGTGGCGACAAATGCGTTTGCAGATGCTGCATCGGATCAGGTGAGCCGATCCAATGCAGCGACGCGTTTGTTCATGGACTTTTGCCTTGGGACGACTGGTGATTTTGCGAAGGTCAACGGTCTGGCGACCCAGAATCACCTGCCGTTCGTGAGGGCGGATTTTGCACCGCACTTTTTGGGGGGGAAAGCGGGGCGCGTATGGAGTGCGACGAATTCGCTTGGCGAGTTTGTCATCATCGGGACCGAAGACAACACGTGCCAGGTATGGGCGAAGCAAGCGGATGCGCCGACCTCGATTCAACACTTCAATCGGATCGTCTCGGGGGTGCCCCGCCCGGGACTCGTCGTCAAGCTCGTTAAAGATGAAACGTTGAGTGGTAAGGACGGCGCTTATCGTGTCGTCGCGTACCTGATGCGACGCGACGATCAAGTCAATGGCATGCTCGTGAGCATCATTTCCAGCGAATCGACCACCGCCGCCGTCCAAGTGCGTCTGAAGATTCAAGCGGCTGCCGACCGGTGA
- a CDS encoding NAD-dependent epimerase/dehydratase family protein — protein sequence MSHEKASRALVLGATGGIGGEVAVQLLAAGWQVRAMRRGGTPHNDAPNLGIEWTDGDAMSAEDVLGAAQDCDVIVHAVNPPGYRNWSTQVLPMLDNTIAAATAHGATIVLPGTVYNFGPDAFPVLREDAEQRPLTRKGKIRVEMESRLRAASRQGVATIIVRAGDFFGPHAGNSWFGQGLVKPGQTAKIVQVPNAPGVGHQWSYLPDVARTMVALIERRDTLPTFSNFHMAGHWDSDGSQMAGAITRVMRRYGVDVKSRRFPWWVVWAAAPFVTTLRELLEMRYLWSRPVRMDNTHLLNALGREPHTPLDEAVHATLKGLGCLPQNHRSAAA from the coding sequence ATGAGCCACGAGAAAGCGTCACGCGCACTGGTGCTGGGGGCAACGGGCGGGATCGGCGGCGAAGTGGCTGTGCAATTGCTGGCGGCCGGCTGGCAAGTTCGAGCCATGCGTCGTGGCGGCACGCCGCACAACGATGCGCCGAATCTCGGTATCGAATGGACCGACGGGGATGCCATGAGCGCCGAGGATGTGCTGGGCGCTGCGCAGGATTGCGACGTGATCGTGCATGCCGTCAACCCGCCGGGCTACCGCAACTGGTCGACACAGGTACTGCCGATGCTCGACAACACTATCGCGGCCGCCACGGCGCATGGCGCGACGATCGTGCTGCCGGGCACGGTCTACAACTTCGGCCCGGATGCCTTTCCGGTACTGCGTGAAGATGCAGAACAACGCCCGCTGACGCGCAAGGGCAAGATTCGCGTGGAAATGGAGTCACGTCTGCGGGCAGCCAGCCGTCAGGGTGTGGCGACGATCATCGTGCGCGCTGGCGACTTCTTTGGGCCGCACGCGGGCAATAGCTGGTTTGGTCAGGGGCTCGTCAAGCCGGGGCAGACGGCCAAGATCGTGCAAGTGCCGAATGCGCCGGGGGTGGGTCATCAATGGTCGTATCTGCCGGACGTGGCGCGCACGATGGTTGCGCTGATCGAGCGCCGCGACACGTTGCCGACGTTTTCTAACTTCCATATGGCCGGCCATTGGGATAGCGACGGGTCACAAATGGCGGGGGCGATTACACGCGTGATGCGCCGATATGGCGTGGACGTCAAATCACGCCGCTTTCCGTGGTGGGTCGTGTGGGCCGCCGCGCCGTTCGTCACGACGCTGCGCGAGTTGCTGGAGATGCGTTACCTGTGGTCGCGCCCGGTGCGCATGGACAACACACACCTTCTCAATGCGCTGGGGCGTGAACCGCATACCCCGCTCGATGAAGCGGTGCATGCGACGCTCAAGGGGTTGGGGTGTTTGCCGCAGAATCACCGGTCGGCAGCCGCTTGA
- a CDS encoding LysR family transcriptional regulator, with amino-acid sequence MTSNLSWDLCRTFLTVLTEGSLSGAARALGITQPTAGRHIAALEEALGQTLFTRSQTGLMPTDAAESLRPHAQAMQHTASAFERAAASRDDGVNGVVRISASEVVGVEVLPPMLTALRRAHPLLSVELVPTNRIQDLLHREVDIAVRMAPPQQDALIARRVGSIDIGLHARDDYLARYGAPATLADLANHTLIGFDSVTPFIRAATAGVPEWSRDAFAFRADNDLAQLAMIRAGYGIGGCQVPIARRDARLVRVLPNAFRFKLVTWVTMHEDLRQSPRCKVTFDALVAGLSAYMAV; translated from the coding sequence ATGACATCAAATCTCAGTTGGGATCTCTGCCGGACGTTTCTTACCGTGCTGACCGAAGGGTCGCTCTCGGGCGCGGCGCGCGCACTCGGTATCACGCAACCCACTGCCGGCCGTCACATTGCCGCATTGGAGGAGGCGCTTGGCCAGACGCTCTTCACGCGCTCGCAAACGGGATTGATGCCGACCGACGCGGCAGAGTCGTTGCGCCCGCATGCGCAAGCCATGCAGCACACGGCGTCAGCCTTCGAGCGCGCGGCAGCCAGTCGAGACGATGGCGTGAACGGGGTCGTGCGAATCTCCGCGAGTGAAGTGGTCGGGGTAGAGGTGCTACCGCCCATGTTGACGGCACTGCGCCGCGCCCATCCGCTGCTGTCAGTCGAACTGGTGCCGACCAACCGGATACAGGATCTGTTGCACCGCGAGGTCGACATTGCCGTGCGCATGGCACCACCGCAGCAGGACGCCCTGATTGCGCGTCGCGTCGGCAGCATCGACATCGGCCTGCATGCGCGCGACGACTATCTGGCCCGCTACGGTGCGCCGGCCACGCTGGCCGATCTGGCCAACCACACGCTGATCGGCTTCGATAGCGTGACGCCGTTCATCCGGGCCGCGACGGCGGGCGTGCCGGAATGGTCTCGCGACGCGTTTGCATTTCGTGCGGACAACGATCTGGCCCAACTGGCCATGATCCGGGCAGGGTATGGCATCGGCGGCTGTCAGGTGCCGATTGCGCGGCGTGATGCACGACTGGTGCGCGTACTGCCCAATGCGTTTCGCTTCAAGCTCGTCACGTGGGTGACCATGCACGAAGACCTGCGTCAGAGCCCGCGTTGCAAGGTCACGTTCGACGCGCTAGTGGCCGGATTGTCTGCCTACATGGCCGTTTGA
- a CDS encoding alpha/beta hydrolase — protein MFDPALFGRMSPGVFTPGRPLAASAQDDATSATPAPALAAPSSLPVSLPPGRHPLGLSEVRDAVLYVPPDLPTDKPVPLFVMFHGAGGFPEKVLPFIEPHADRHGFLVLAPHSTFPTWDIVIGGNGPDLERLQQAFGIVASRYSIDTAHVAFAGFSDGASYALSIGVTNGDIASHVIAFSGGFMSIFVQEGQPRVFIAHGLIDEQLPIATSGRNNANKLKASGYDVEYVEFDGLHIIEPGVVARAIDFFLA, from the coding sequence ATGTTCGATCCCGCATTGTTCGGTCGGATGTCGCCCGGGGTATTCACGCCCGGGCGTCCTTTGGCGGCGTCAGCGCAAGACGACGCCACTTCAGCCACCCCGGCGCCGGCACTCGCCGCGCCTTCATCGCTTCCCGTATCGCTACCTCCCGGACGTCATCCTCTTGGGTTGAGCGAAGTGCGTGACGCGGTGCTGTACGTGCCGCCCGATTTACCGACGGACAAGCCCGTCCCGCTTTTCGTGATGTTTCACGGCGCGGGCGGCTTTCCCGAGAAGGTGTTGCCGTTCATCGAGCCGCATGCCGACCGTCATGGGTTTCTCGTGCTCGCGCCGCATTCCACGTTTCCCACATGGGACATCGTGATCGGCGGCAACGGCCCCGATCTCGAACGCTTGCAACAGGCTTTCGGCATCGTCGCCTCGCGCTATTCGATCGACACCGCTCACGTCGCGTTTGCGGGTTTTTCGGACGGCGCAAGCTACGCGCTGTCCATCGGCGTCACCAATGGCGATATCGCCAGTCACGTCATCGCATTCTCCGGCGGCTTCATGTCGATCTTCGTGCAGGAAGGGCAGCCGCGCGTGTTCATCGCCCATGGGTTGATCGACGAACAACTGCCCATCGCTACGAGCGGGCGCAACAACGCCAACAAGCTCAAGGCATCGGGCTACGACGTCGAGTATGTCGAATTCGATGGCTTGCACATCATCGAACCGGGTGTGGTGGCACGTGCCATCGACTTCTTCCTCGCCTGA
- a CDS encoding AAA family ATPase: MDFEIPESLIHPLLQLIGTDSPLGKQMTAYGVCRGNILVSSEWFDAKSLNTLYVLCKSQNERALMFQMLALDNVYNAPQARVIPSLDKLVPGLVAYLARDVIDGWLYQRHRDGALLPWLVRRLRYVEPEQGSPYVVLDMLANTMQSANLNASEHRPRRSGMTTSLVFTRDDIVNRTIPELLAEFGFYKECAEFKHEYEQHAQRFLKLQRAFGAQFVMRRAAFSVDPKGATELVRVVEGVTAKCVNDEERLERNFEMACDADFWRNAEIASAFETIPLHCYVHVFHLDWHRNLWVHVQNISEYEYQPALRDKLVLPAHHHDLIDILTSNMDTMMPDFVPGKSGGATILCQGAPGLGKTLTAEIYSEVVGKPLYRVHSGQLGTTAASVGATLMGILRRAMRWNAILLLDEADVYIRRRDNDLEHNAIVAEFLRSLEYFHGLLFMTTNRIGDVDDAILSRCIATIHYETPSPADARRLWRMQADQVGAYLDDGLIEVLASRYPDASGRDIKELMKLASRYCKVRDLPYTEDVFRLCGLFRGYPG, translated from the coding sequence ATGGATTTCGAAATTCCGGAGTCGTTGATTCATCCACTGTTGCAGCTAATCGGTACCGACTCACCGCTCGGCAAACAGATGACCGCCTATGGCGTGTGCCGAGGCAACATTCTGGTGTCGAGCGAATGGTTCGACGCCAAGTCGCTCAACACGCTCTACGTGCTGTGCAAGTCGCAGAACGAGCGCGCGCTGATGTTCCAGATGCTGGCGCTCGATAACGTCTACAACGCCCCGCAGGCGCGCGTGATTCCGAGTCTCGACAAGTTGGTGCCGGGGCTCGTCGCCTATCTCGCGCGTGACGTCATCGACGGCTGGCTGTATCAGCGGCATCGAGATGGCGCGCTGTTGCCGTGGCTGGTGCGCCGCCTGCGTTATGTCGAGCCGGAGCAGGGCTCGCCGTATGTCGTGTTGGACATGCTGGCCAACACGATGCAATCGGCCAATTTGAATGCGTCGGAGCATCGCCCGCGTCGCTCGGGCATGACGACCTCGCTGGTGTTCACGCGCGACGACATCGTCAACCGCACCATTCCCGAGTTGCTTGCCGAGTTCGGTTTCTACAAGGAATGCGCAGAGTTCAAACACGAATACGAGCAACATGCGCAGCGCTTTCTGAAGTTGCAGCGCGCATTCGGTGCGCAGTTCGTGATGCGCCGTGCGGCGTTTTCCGTCGATCCGAAAGGGGCCACTGAACTGGTGCGCGTGGTCGAGGGCGTGACGGCCAAATGCGTGAACGACGAGGAGCGGTTGGAGCGCAATTTCGAAATGGCCTGCGATGCGGATTTCTGGCGCAATGCCGAGATCGCCTCGGCGTTCGAGACCATTCCGCTGCACTGCTATGTGCACGTCTTCCATTTGGACTGGCACCGCAATCTTTGGGTGCACGTGCAGAACATCAGCGAGTACGAATACCAGCCGGCATTGCGCGACAAGCTGGTACTGCCTGCACATCATCACGATCTGATCGACATCCTCACGTCGAACATGGACACGATGATGCCCGACTTCGTGCCGGGCAAATCGGGCGGCGCGACCATCCTGTGCCAAGGCGCGCCGGGTCTGGGCAAGACGCTCACCGCCGAGATCTATTCGGAAGTCGTCGGCAAGCCGCTGTACCGCGTGCACTCGGGGCAACTCGGCACGACGGCGGCGTCGGTGGGCGCCACGCTCATGGGCATCCTTCGGCGCGCCATGCGCTGGAACGCGATCCTGCTGCTCGATGAGGCCGACGTCTACATTCGCCGCCGCGATAACGACCTCGAACACAACGCCATCGTGGCGGAGTTTCTGCGCTCGCTGGAGTACTTCCACGGTCTGCTGTTCATGACGACAAACCGGATCGGCGACGTGGACGACGCGATTCTCTCGCGCTGTATCGCGACGATTCACTACGAGACGCCATCGCCCGCCGATGCGCGACGCCTGTGGCGCATGCAGGCGGATCAGGTCGGTGCGTATCTCGACGATGGGCTCATTGAAGTGCTGGCCAGCCGGTATCCCGACGCCAGCGGACGCGACATCAAGGAACTGATGAAACTCGCGAGCCGCTATTGCAAGGTCAGAGACCTGCCGTACACGGAGGATGTGTTCCGGCTGTGCGGGTTGTTCCGGGGATATCCGGGGTAA